GGGTTTCGAGGTCATGCAGGGTCTTGGCGATCTTGCAGATACCCTCGTCGCTGATCTGGCAGGCAGACAGCGACAGAGACTTGAGGTTGAACAGCCCCTGGGAGATGTGCACGAGCGCCTGATCACCGATCTTGTCGCAGAAGGACACATCCAACGATGTGATGCGACTGCCACCTTCCGCCAGGTACGCCATACCGATGTCAGAGATGTTGTCGCACGACCGAAGGTTCAGCTCACGAAGGCTCGACATCCGCGCGAGGTGCTTAACACCGGAATCGGTGATGCACACGCAAAACGATAAATTGATGGACTTGAGAGTGGTGAGGCCGAGCGATACGTGACGGAGCGCTTCGTCGCTCAACCGCTGACAATCTTGCAAACTCAGATGCTCCAAGGCGAGGTTACCCTCGGCCTCGTGGCTGAGGCCAGCCAGATGTGCGATGCCTTGATCGGATACGTGCCAGCAGCTACGCAGGTCGAGCCGTTTGAGTTTCTGGAGGCCCCACGCGATTACCAGTAGACCAGTATTAGTAATGTTGCAGCAGCCGCCTAGCTCCAGGTGCTCGAGGTTCTTCAGGTTCTGCGCTATCCTGCCTAACGACGTATCCGTTACCTGTTTGCAGAGCGAAAGATTGAGCTCGGTGAGAGCCGGGTACTCTTGGCAGAAGGCGTTCATGAGACCGGTATCAGTGACATTGTAACAGCCGGACAAGTTGAGTGCCTCAAGATTCGGTACCCCTTTCAAGACGTCGCCGAGACCGCGTCGCAGTGACAGTACCTGTATCCTCTTGACGCCGCGTCTCACCAGACTCGCGAACAACGCTGGCGGTTGTTTCTT
The Ooceraea biroi isolate clonal line C1 chromosome 4, Obir_v5.4, whole genome shotgun sequence genome window above contains:
- the LOC105286043 gene encoding F-box/LRR-repeat protein 14, which produces MDESQLFMTELPAALTPSGGTTLLHRPGHFYHLHQPHLATPTPQSQAILQHNSGSTAPHYGTNGNGGGVGGGGGTAGGGAAAAAATAAGLPTYAMIGQGGISSRHQLHSHHQAHQRGNVAVHGQLIASTHVSCLYPEILALIFSYLDVRDKGRAAQVCTAWRDAAYYRSVWRGVEARLHLKKQPPALFASLVRRGVKRIQVLSLRRGLGDVLKGVPNLEALNLSGCYNVTDTGLMNAFCQEYPALTELNLSLCKQVTDTSLGRIAQNLKNLEHLELGGCCNITNTGLLVIAWGLQKLKRLDLRSCWHVSDQGIAHLAGLSHEAEGNLALEHLSLQDCQRLSDEALRHVSLGLTTLKSINLSFCVCITDSGVKHLARMSSLRELNLRSCDNISDIGMAYLAEGGSRITSLDVSFCDKIGDQALVHISQGLFNLKSLSLSACQISDEGICKIAKTLHDLETLNIGQCSRLTDRGLHTIAESMRNLKCIDLYGCTKISTGGLERIMKLPQLSTLNLGLWHVR